A stretch of Malassezia japonica chromosome 6, complete sequence DNA encodes these proteins:
- a CDS encoding uncharacterized protein (COG:K; EggNog:ENOG503NYRQ) — protein MRLEPATHAPAPRASGTPESLDGVAGEPKTSTFEIPVPPNGVLTARREFELPRRLLDTHEQRCARLRMRAKPAFYHTIKRNRFVSRVRMYGTTQPCQCDPATGNCGESCMNRMMQIVCHPRTCPCGSRCTNGSLGKRPAPELQVAYYGKRGFGLRTPVAVQAGDFLGEYCGELIDIPEAARRVHDFYQHTQNYYFVDYDASAGEMLDAGLRGNKIRFVNHSCEPNCKIEKWLVSGQEQDRNAEFQLGLFAIRDIAAGEELSYNYGWSAFKAAVVGPDGKVVAAEKCYCGAPSCTGVLGRGRKGKRAYAVDAPMALIPPESSTESSPSPAQSSRALPDTDVDTASVSSGDSVRASRRRMRVVPLRYADQDALDALHAEAAVIGTSTPPLRGSGRGRGRGRGRGRSVSGPLGHAAQEPHPVNGRRVVSERGRGRGRGRGRGRGRGGRAASTQTMRAADDASERAASLPDAPLLAARAPLVPSSPLAVRKPRRTIKPKIPFDETEPLYRPSARESPSRASSSLSDLSSAPPSPGSDTGDWKRVPRVVHTPTAALPETPPDSDDSARLASVPHAGGALPKRPRGRPRKYPRLDPDQVKLRIPAATMMYIPPTDPPGVRLPPLASPPDPLQLVAGVAFTLTPDELDAIAAPEHRRRGRPLTRPLAGGGCAPPDEEAAVRALL, from the exons ATGCGCTTGGAgccggcgacgcacgcgccggccccgcgcgcctcgggcacgcccgagtcgctggACGGGGTGGCTGGCGAGCCCAAGACGAGCACGTTCGAGATCCCTGTGCCCCCGAACGGGGTGCtgacggcgcggcgcgagttTGAGCTGccccgccgcctgctcgacacgcacgaGCAGCGGTGTGCGCGGCTACGGATGCGTGCAAAGCCCGCGTTCTACCACACGATCAAGCGCAACAGGTTCGTGTCGCGTGTGCGCATGTACGGCACGACGCAGCCGTGCCAGTGCGACCCCGCCACGGGCAACTGCGGCGAGTCGTGCATGAACCGCATGATGCAGATCGTCTGCCACCCGCGGACGTGCCCGTGCGggtcgcggtgcacgaACGGGAGCCTGGGAAagcgccctgcgccggagCTGCAGGTGGCCTAC TACGGCAAACGCGGATTTGGGCTCCGCACGCCggtcgcggtgcaggccGGCGACTTTCTCGGCGAGTACTGCGGCGAGCTCATCGATATccccgaggccgcgcgccgcgtgcacgACTTTTACCAGCACACGCAGAACTACTACTTTGTGGACTacgacgcgtcggcggGGGAGATGCTCGACGCAGGCCTCCGGGGCAACAAGATCCGCTTTGTGAACCACAGC tgtGAGCCGAATTGCAAGATTGAAAAATGGCTCGTCAGCGGCCAGGAGCAGGACCGCAACGCCGAGTTCcagctcggcctctttgcgATCCGCGACATTGCCGCGGGCGAGGAACTCTCGTACAATTACG GCTGGTCAGCATTCAaggcggccgtcgtcggccccgacggcaaggtcgtcgccgccgaaaAATGCtactgcggcgcgccgagctgcaccgGTGTCCTGGGACGGGGGCGGAAAGGCAAGCGGGCAtacgcggtcgacgcgcccaTGGCCCTGATTCCCCCGGAGTCGTCCACGGAAAGCTCGCCGTCACCGGCACAGTCATCGCGTGCGCTCCCCGACACGGACGTAGACACGGccagcgtgtcgagcggcgacagcgtgcgtgcgtcgcgccgccgcatgcgTGTCGTCCCGCTGCGGTACGCCGACCAGGACGCGCTAGACGCactgcacgccgaggcagCCGTCATCGGCaccagcacgccgccgctgcgggGCAGCGGAcgtggccgcggccgcggccggggGCGCGGACGCAGCGTGTCTGGGCCGCTCGGACATGCCGCACAAGAGCCCCACCCCGTCAACGGCCGGCGTGTCGTCTCGGAGCGGggccgcgggcgcgggcgtgggcgtgggcgcgggcgagggcgcggcggccgtgcggccAGCACGCAAACGAtgcgcgctgcagacgaCGCATCGGAGCGTGCTGCGTCGCTGCCCGATGCCCCGCTGCTGGCcgcccgtgcgccgctcgtgcccTCGTCGCCACTCGCTGTGCGcaagccgcggcgcacgatcAAGCCCAAGATTCCCTTTGACGAGACCGAGCCTCTGTACCGCccctcggcgcgcgagaGTCCGTCGCgtgcgagctcgtcgctgagcgacctgtcgagtgcgccgccgtcgcccggcTCGGACACGGGCGACTGGAAGCGTGTGCCCCGCGTGGTGCacacgccgacggccgcgctgcccgagacgccgccCGATTCCGACGACTCGGCGCGGCTTGCGTCGGTGCCGCatgccggcggcgcgctccccAAGCGCCCCCGTGGGCGCCCACGCAAGTACCCCCGGCTGGACCCCGACCAAGTCAAGCTGCGCATCCCTGCGGCTACGATGATGTATATACCCCCCACCGACCCCCCCGGTGTGCGGCTGCCTCCGCTTGCGTCGCCCCCTGAtccgctgcagctcgtcgccggcgtcgcgtttACGCTGAcgcccgacgagctcgatgcgatcgccgcgcccgagcaccggcggcgtggccgCCCCCTCACGCGCCCCCT CGctggcggcggctgcgcccccccggacgaggaggcggccGTCCGCGCCCTGTTGTAG
- the UTP10 gene encoding snoRNA-binding rRNA-processing protein utp10 (EggNog:ENOG503NV87; COG:S), with the protein MTTSLASQLAGLAAQQASRQEGATSLRVRESYLFTPRAAAEQDFVTVHALGVTGWEQLVNEDASLGAWRHADLLFGEESVHLDRGTVPASENKTIDEASEELLYLLGPVLLSRSAAKVIEWLVRRFALHRHVPVALVRAFLPFHTTPQFARILQLVPLDRVPSLHFLQAAKKAQTPLPTSVLVQAMGNLDVLRLVAQTRTPLPGVHRFPVTFWTATLVQFCLHAKRRKRAGDAQAVLAILLPDAMRLLQAPVDTEAAVGALMVLCSISTAYALSANAVRGLLEGVARLADTPSPTLARAMVACCFALCASPEDAGEAFASEPRLLSDATLRGLLQLPELGAQVLRALREHDVRRFVAQLLAALSDHLDQDDARALLEVLLDAELPEGLVQSTCERLITSDKTWVPKIEVLATLRQRRPAALDAALDRVRAANEGKAWAVLSAVLHHHATGSVPQQSATDSTALWLGVQSGDATQRLLTLQELFAAVRRGAVRAEDTLVADAVHAALAEPTLPILEAMYAEDELLRAALAPDALLSAIVARLAHEVAPKEYKLHVRFCVALGDTTPALAARVWEAVVWPFLLPSPHAKMAAPAVDAVRGATGALAPYARVLRDVPPPSECVPYVAGLVAGLLEVLASAPAAEQERLAAFYLSAAEAPVSRGGALALLVLAQALAHKSLGALWHSVAFLSAALVRRHQLLAGDADILLSESVEAVLPPVLHGLSRRSVRLLGLQLMYAIVQRMPVPGDASLFIAVQQRAAPDAQLIWHVFQTLHAPGVGHVASETLAPVLYARLGQEALALLAGIWSMESAPGKDVGTLRAALDAQTSVYVPGSDVAERLLAVRHATALVRHATHKKTPLDLQTLLPSLFLLLQEPVPVLRDAGAQLLVALAALNAAAPLPAPIYGYEAVYGAEASAPLQYLDGDSYMQYVSALAADASTYVNDPDSLAAAHAVALAGSKKDQVVLRNRVLCYVLSHAVCWDSLHARTALLRAVHRVAAPCKLQTLLPLVEASVAAPLPAEPRRDTYLDLLFACYEGGSIERSSWAAFLQALQSDAPSGLQTAALHALDRIFLALTPELREEAFLALATTLANPKIRGTPEAAAALRTLPVSDGVLVAVLRTLLASLGEVDEERSRKRARSDDEAVRGAAVVLITVLESVQSRTLGMSAALVAALFDVVRAGIALHTTVLFNAEYVLQLAMQSLCAMFDHVTSLPADVAQVVRADTIVSAIKISSNTQSINHAILLLTRFARLDAELVLHNIMPIFTFVGLSVLQRDDRFTLSVVEQTLRSIIPAFVNAVRPQVVNAQDARLALWLETRSLLRIFSDAASHIPRHRRQVFFRLLVDVLGAPDFLAPVAMLLADRAAHRVGKSVGSAASLLQLPLGVLRSEPSDVRLHAIDQIWPEIQRLYQGHAAFLEVTPKREYSEEHLSPAKQALTLLALIEHALPSQAADAEPCVWHALCTLPADGPGREALARVLKASVRLLSDASFLRIVCMLLRAERTPPPGCNGAVPGAVPDAEMQATGLALLAARPVSDEAVHRALLDVWAAAPASDLGKDALAALHASIAQGASPDLLPPLLTACDSPQVLRVLGDLVGHLGVKALAHLTTLVHAAADAAQRSDAAHVAAGLALLASLFRALPQFMHAYVEKAVRVLSDGSVHALIKGRASGVRAAHRILQDVVVKRMPFGTLLDALNGVWAESYEPAHLLTLLQLGVKGMDKAAVQQHYKAVFRFLLRAFALQEKRGVDASIATAPERAIGVYIALALKLSESQFRPLFLRTYDWAAVDLLEEGEPEQGAVYARALVLYTLLTRLLDELKGMVSAYFAVVYDHVLRLLDQSAADETCATPLWYAVVHSVTACADADEGTFWNASRAARLVKPLLAQLPAIGAEDAKATNAVAKAALAVAETVPDDVYLRALNTEVMKHAGSASLAVRVHALHVAASVWAAHGVNLLAFVPETVAQLSELLDDVDPRAASAALKLRREIEAALGEPLDSYLE; encoded by the coding sequence ATGACCACTTCGCTCGCCTCGCAGCTGGCTGggcttgcggcgcagcaggcgtcgcgccaagaaggcgcgacgtcgctgcgtgtgcGTGAGTCGTATCTATTTACACCCCGTGctgctgccgagcaggacTTTGTCACGgtgcatgcgctcggcgtgacGGGCTGGGAGCAGCTCGTGAACGAAGATGCGTCGCTCGGTGCGTGGCGCCATGCGGACCTGCTGTTTGGCGAGGAGAGtgtgcacctcgaccgcgGGACGGTGCCTGCGTCGGAGAACAAGacgatcgacgaggcgagcgaggAGCTGCTCTACCTCCTCGGCCCGGTGCTcctctcgcgcagcgccgccaaGGTCATCGAGTGGTtggtgcgccgctttgCGCTCCACCGCCATGTGCCggtggcgctcgtgcgcgcaTTCCTGCCGTTTCACACCACACCGCAGTTTGCACGCAtcctgcagctcgtgccgctcgaccgcgtgcCAAGCCTGCACTTTCTCCAGGCCGCCAAAAAGGCCCAGACGCCGCTGCCCACCTCGGTGCTCGTGCAGGCGATGGGCAACCTggacgtgctgcgcctcgttgcgcagacgcgcacgccgctcccGGGCGTGCACCGCTTCCCGGTGACGTTTTGGACCGCAACGCTTGTGCAGTTCTGCCTGcacgccaagcgccgcaagcgcgcgggcgacgcgcaggccgtgctcgcAATCCTCCTCCCGGACGCCATGCGCCTCCTCcaggcgccggtcgacaccgaggccgccgtcggcgcgctaATGGTCCTCTGCTCGATCAGCACGGCCTATGCGCTGAGCGCAAACGCGGTGCgtggcctgctcgagggcgtcgcgcgcctcgcagACACGCCGTCCCCGACGCTGGCACGCGCCATGGTCGCGTGCTGCTTTGCCctgtgcgcctcgccagAGGACGCGGGCGAGGCGTTTGCGTCCGAGCCGCGCCTCCTCTCGGACGCCACGCTCCGCGGCCTCCTCCAGCTCCcggagctcggcgcacaggtgctgcgtgcgctgcgtgagcacgacgtgcgccgctttgtcgcgcagctgctcgcggcACTCAGCGACCACCTCGACCAGgacgacgcacgcgcgctcctcgaggtgctcctcgacgccgagctcccCGAGGGCCTCGTCCAGTCCACGTGCGAGCGCCTGATTACGAGCGACAAGACGTGGGTACCCAAGatcgaggtgctcgcgacgctgcgccagcgccgccccgccgcgctggacgcggcgctggaccGCGTTCGCGCGGCGAACGAAGGCAAGGCCTGGGCGGTGCTcagcgccgtgctgcaccACCACGCCACCGGCAGCGTCCCGCAGCAGAGCGCCACGGACAGCACCGCGCTGtggctcggcgtgcagagtggcgacgcgacgcagcgcctgctcacgctccaggagctctttgcggcggtgcgccgcggcgcggtgcgcgccgaggacacgctcgtcgccgacgcggtgcatgccgcgctcgccgagccgacgctgccgaTCCTCGAGGCAATGtacgccgaggacgagctgctgcgtgcggcgctcgcgccggatgcgctcctgtcggcgatcgtcgcgcgcctcgcgcacgaaGTCGCCCCGAAAGAGTACAAGCTGCATGTGCGCTtctgcgtcgcgctcggcgacaccacgcccgcgctcgcggcgcgcgtctggGAGGCGGTCGTCTGGCCGTTCCTCCTGCCGAGCCCCCACGCCAAGatggccgcgccggcggtcgacgcggtgcgcggcgccaccggcgccctggcgccgtacgcgcgcgtgctgcgcgacgtgccgccgccgtccgaGTGCGTTCCGTACGTTGCgggcctcgtcgcgggcctgctcgaggtgctcgcctcggcgccggcggccgagcaggagcgcctcgcggcctTTTACctgagcgccgccgaggcgccggtgagccgcggcggcgcgctcgccctgctcgtccttgcccaggcgctcgcgcacaaGTCGCTGGGCGCGCTGTGGCACAGCGTGGCGTTCctcagcgccgcgctcgtgcgccgccaccAGCTGCtggcgggcgacgcggacaTTCTCTTGAGCGAGAgtgtcgaggcggtgctccCGCCcgtgctgcacggcctctcgcgccggagcgtgcgcctgctgggTCTGCAGCTCATGTACGCGAttgtgcagcgcatgccgGTGCCTGGCGACGCGTCCCTCTTTATtgccgtgcagcagcgtgctgcgccggacgcgcaGCTCATCTGGCACGTCTTCCAGACGCTGCATGCGCCTGGTGTCGGGCacgtcgcgagcgagacgctcgcgccggtgctgtacgcgcgcctcggccaagaggcgctcgcgctcctcgccggtATCTGGTCGATGGAGTCGGCGCCCGGCAAGGACGTtggcacgctgcgtgccgcgctcgacgcgcagaCCTCGGTGTACGTGCCAGGGAGCGAcgtggccgagcgcctgcttgcggtgcgccacgccacggcgctcgtgcgccacgcgacgcacaaaaagacgccgctcgacctgcAGACGCTTTTGCCGAGCCTCTTTCTCCTGCTGCAAGAGCCCGTGCCGGTGCTCAGGGAtgccggcgcgcagctcctcgtggcgcttgcggcgctgaacgccgcggcgcccctCCCTGCGCCGATCTACGGCTACGAGGCGGTGTACGGCGCGgaggcgtcggcgccgctgcagtacctcgacggcgactcGTACATGCAGTACGtgtcggcgctcgcggccgacgcgtcgacgtacgTCAACGACcccgactcgctcgcggccgcgcacgccgtggcgctcgcTGGGTCGAAAAAGGACCAGGtggtgctgcgcaaccgCGTGCTGTGCTACGTGCTGAGCCACGCCGTGTGCTGGGACTCGCTCCAcgcacgcacggcgctcctgcgtgcggtgcaccgcgtcgcggcgccgtgcaagctgcagacgctgctgccgctcgtcgaggcgtcggtcgccgcgccgctgcccgcCGAGCCCCGGCGCGACACGTACCTCGACCTGCTCTTTGCGTGCTACGAAGGCGGCTCGATCGAGCGCAGCTCCTGGGCGGCGTTCCTCCAGGCGCTccagagcgacgcgccgagcggcctGCAGACCGCTGCGctccatgcgctcgaccgcatcTTTCTTGCGCTCAcgcccgagctgcgtgaAGAGGCGTTCCTTGCGCTGGccacgacgctcgccaaCCCCAAGAtccgcggcacgcccgaggcggcggcggcgctgcgcacgctgcccGTGTCCGATGGTGTGCTggtcgccgtgctgcgtacgctccttgcgtcgctgggcgaggtcgacgaggagcgcagccgcaagcgtgcgcgctccgacgacgaggcggtgcgcggtgcggcggtcgtccTGATCACGGTGCTGGAGAGCGTGCAgagccgcacgctcggcatgagcgcggcgcttgtcgcggcgctctttgacgTGGTGCGCGCCGGGATCGCGCTGCACACCACGGTCCTCTTTAACGCGGAGTATgtcctgcagctcgcgatGCAGAGCCTGTGTGCCATGTTTGACCACGTCACGTCGCTCCCTGCGGACGttgcgcaggtcgtgcGTGCGGACACGATCGTGAGCGCGATCAAGATCTCGAGCAACACGCAGAGCATCAACCACGCGATCCTCCTCCTGAcgcgctttgcgcgcctcgacgcggagctGGTGCTGCACAACATCATGCCGATCTTTACGTTTGTCGGCCTGtcggtgctgcagcgcgacgaccgctTCACCCTGTCGGTGGTCGagcagacgctgcgcagcatcaTCCCCGCGTTTGTCaacgcggtgcgcccgcAGGTCGTCAatgcgcaggacgcgcgcctcgcgctctggctcgagacgcgctcgctcctgcgcaTCTTTTCGGACGCCGCATCGCACATTCcccgccaccgccgccagGTCTTTTTCCGGCTgctggtcgacgtgctcggcgcgcccgacTTTCTCGCGCCAGTCGCGATGCTCCTCGCggaccgcgcggcgcaccgcgtggGCAAGTCGGtgggcagcgccgcgtcgctgctccagctcccgctcggtgtgctgcgctccgagccaagcgacgtgcgcctccATGCCATCGACCAGATCTGGCCGGAAATCCAGCGGCTGTACCAGGGCCACGCGGCCTTCCTCGAGGTCACGCCCAAGCGCGAGTACTCGGAGGAGCACCTGTCGCCCGCCAAGCAGGCACtcacgctcctcgccctgatcgagcacgcgctgccgagccaggcggcggacgcggaGCCGTGCGTGTGGCACGCGCTCTGCACGCTCCCCGCCGACGGCCccggccgcgaggcgctggcgcgcgtgctcaaggcgtcggtgcgcctcTTGTCCGACGCGTCGTTCCTGCGCATCGTGTGCATGCTCCTCcgcgcggagcgcacgccccCGCCGGGCTGCAATGgcgccgtgccgggcgCCGTGCCCGACGCCGAGATGCAGGCGAcgggccttgcgctcctcgccgcgcggcccgtgtcggacgaggcggtgcaccgcgcgctACTCGACGTGtgggccgccgcgccggccagcgacctcggcaaggacgcgctcgcggcgctgcacgcgagCATCGCCCAGGGTGCGTCGCCCGACCtgctgccgccgctgctcaCCGCGTGCGACTCGCCGCAGGTGCtccgcgtgctcggcgacctggtCGGCCACCTCGGcgtcaaggcgctcgcgcacctcaCGACGCTGGtgcacgctgcggcggacgccgcgcagcgcagcgatgcggcgcacgtcgccgcgggccttgcgctccttgcgtcgctcttccgcgcgctgccgcagtTTATGCATGCGTACGTCGAAAAGGCCGTGCGTGTACTGAGCGACGGATCGGTGCATGCCCTAATCAAgggccgcgcgagcggcgtgcgcgccgcgcaccgtaTCCTGCAGGACGTGGTCGTGAAGCGCATGCCGTttggcacgctcctcgacgcgctcaacGGCGTGTGGGCCGAGTCGTACGAGCCCGCGCACCTCTTGACcctcctgcagctcggcgtaAAGGGGATGGACAAGGCcgcggtgcagcagcaCTACAAGGCCGTCTTTCGCTTCCTCCTGCGCGCgtttgcgctgcaggaAAAGAGGGGCGTCGACGCATCGATCGCcaccgcgcccgagcgcgcgaTTGGCGTGTACattgcgctggcgctcaaGCTGAGCGAGTCGCAGTTCCGCCCGCTCTTTTTGCGCACCTATGACTGGGCCGcggtcgacctgctcgaggagggcgaGCCGGAGCAGGGTGCAGTGTACGCGCGCGCACTCGTGCTGTACACGCTCCTCacgcgcctcctcgacgagctgaaAGGCATGGTCTCGGCGTACTTTGCGGTGGTCTACGACCACGTGCTTCGTCTCCTGGACCagagcgcggcggacgagacgtgcgcgacgccgctctGGTACGCGGTCGTGCACAGCGTCACGGCGTGTGCGGACGCAGACGAAGGCACGTTCTggaacgcgtcgcgcgccgcgcgcctcgtcaagCCGCTCCTGGCCCAGCTGccggcgatcggcgcggaGGACGCCAAGGCGACGAACGCggtcgccaaggccgcgctcgctgtCGCCGAGACCGTGCCGGACGACGTGTACCTGCGCGCGCTCAACACCGAGGTGATGAAGCACGcgggcagcgcgtcgctcgcagTGCGCGTCCACGCCCTGCATgtcgccgcctcggtctgggcggcgcacggcgtgAACCTGCTGGCCTTTGTGCCCGAGaccgtcgcgcagctctccgagctcctcgacgacgtcgaTCCCCGCGcagcctcggccgcgctcaAGCTCCGCCGCGAaatcgaggcggcgctcggcgagccgctcgactCGTACCTCGAGTAG
- a CDS encoding uncharacterized protein (COG:L; EggNog:ENOG503P650) → MQASAPVRGVKGLFPLLRKNALECLQPLERYYGLKLARIAIDATLLTQKFFYADTSPAGHLKGFAHVITALKRVRATPIMVFDHPTARLPEKMQEHKRRLDLRALNAFRCKVEASRSPRLDALLHAVDMYEQLHPMQRWDVSFALCGEPVRKDDALLAELLAEAAAGFGCVPSAPGGARVCRVHEPYEAAHDPDIPLYTEANEELDNEEYYTENQPFELPSPARLWSKHRVVAAVRALRAASYEERQTLTESMTESATQRTYRWVEENIYRSLQLNRVGDDGRLFVYLPERLQNVLPSYAAAWLRKKSADLLASYLARTRVPAPEMYTQCIELCRMLDVPVFVVGDGSPTGGEVLHEAEAFASSLVAQGFADMVASEDSDVLLYHVPLLRGLGSQVYPCELIDAERMRAALFPDDSEKRRRAKLHQLALLCGTDFNRSVPLLGPVSAYRELRFFGSIERILARTKFRPPGGLTRAQYLAELQPALHVFEHPPDVAALAQNAGLVPTAPSGAFAPAWAKFLRTYPTPVPAPAAFDPSETIAYFAAHGVEKPELDRVIRPTKW, encoded by the coding sequence ATGcaggcctcggcgccggtgcgcggtGTGAAGGGGCTCTTTCCTTTGCTGCGCAAGAATGCGCTCGAGTGCCTCCAGCCCCTGGAGCGGTACTATGGGCTGAAACTGGCGCGGATCGCGAtcgacgcgacgctgctCACGCAAAAGTTTTTTTATGCGgacacgtcgccggccggGCACCTCAAAGGGTTTGCGCATGTCATTACCGCGCTGAAGCGCgtacgcgcgacgccgatcaTGGTATTCGACCACCCCACAGCGCGCCTTCCGGAAAAGATGCAGGAGCACAAACGGCGCTTGGACCTGCGGGCGCTGAATGCGTTCCGGTGCAAGGTCGAAGCATCGCGCAGtccgcgcctcgacgcgctcctgcacGCGGTCGACATGTACGAGCAGCTGCATCCGATGCAGCGCTGGGACGTGAGCTTTGCGCTGTgcggcgagccggtgcgcaaagacgacgcgctgctcgccgagctgctcgccgaggcggccgccggctttgggtgcgtgccgagcgcgccgggaggcgcgcgcgtatgccgcgtgcacgagccatacgaggcggcgcacgatcCCGATATACCCCTGTACACCGAGGCCAACGAGGAGCTGGACAACGAAGAGTACTACACGGAAAACCAGCCGTTTGAGCTCCcgagcccggcgcggcTCTGGAGCAAGCACCGGGTCGTGGCGGCGGtacgtgcgctgcgcgcggcctcgtaCGAGGAGCGCCAAACGCTCACCGAGTCCATGACCGAGTCCGCGACCCAGCGCACCTACCGCTGGGTCGAGGAGAATATCTACCGCTCGCTGCAGTTGAACCGCGTCGGGGACGACGGGCGGCTCTTTGTCTATCTGCCCGAACGTTTGCAGAACGTCTTGCCGTcgtacgccgcggcgtggctCCGCAAGAAGAGCGCCGACCTCCTTGCGTCGTACCTTGCGCggacgcgcgtgccggcgccggaAATGTATACCCAGTGCATCGAGCTGTGCCgcatgctcgacgtgcccgTCTttgtcgtcggcgacggctcgccgaccggcggcgaggtgctgcacgaggccgaggcgttTGCCAGCTCTCTCGTCGCACAGGGCTTTGCGGACATGGTCGCAAGCGAAGACAGCGACGTCTTGCTCTACCACGTCCCTCTGCTGCGTGGGCTCGGCAGTCAAGTCTATCCGTGCGAGCTGatcgacgcggagcgcatgcgcgccgccctcTTTCCGGACGACTCGGAaaagcggcgccgcgcaaagctgcaccagctcgcACTGCTGTGCGGCACCGACTTTAACCGCTCCGTGCCGCTCCTCGGGCCGGTCAGTGCCTACCGCGAGCTTAGGTTTTTCGGCTcgatcgagcgcatccTTGCAAGGACCAAGTTCCGGCCGCCGGGAGGGCTGACGCGCGCGCAatacctcgccgagctccagcCTGCACTGCACGTCTTTGAGCATCCCCcggacgtcgcggcgctcgcgcagaaTGCGGGCCTCGTgccgaccgcgccgagcggcgcctttGCGCCGGCCTGGGCCAAGTTTCTGCGCACGTATCCCACGCCGGTcccggcgcccgccgcatTCGATCCGAGCGAGACGATCGCCTACtttgccgcgcacggcgt